Genomic segment of Pararhodobacter zhoushanensis:
GGTCTGCACTGCGAACGTGCCCGATGGGCAGGCGATGTGGGAGACGTCGAACAGCCTGTGGGCGGCGGTGCAGTCGGGCAGCAACATGGTCTATCACGCCGCCGGTTGGCTGGAGGGCGGGCTGATCGCCTCGCCTGAGAAATTCGTGATGGATTGCGAAGTGTTGCAGATGATCCAACGCTATTTCGAGCCCGCGACCTTTGCCACCGACCCGGAGGCCATCGCTTTCGACGCGGTGAAAGAGGTCGGGCCCGGCGGCCATTACTTCGGCTGCGCCCATACGCAGGCGCGCTACACCGATGCCTTCTACAGCCCCATCGCCAGCGACTGGCGTAACTTCGAGGCCTGGGAGCAGGACGGTGCGGTCGAGGCCCCCGAGCGCGCCCACAAGATCGCGCGCGGCGTCATCGACAGTTTCGAGGCCCCGCCGATGGACGCGGCGATCCGCGAGGAGCTGGCCGCCTTTGTCGCCCGCCGCAAGGAAGAGGGTGGCGCGCCGACGGATTTCTGAAGCTGCGCCGGTCAGCCTGCGCCTTCAGGCACCGTTCTGACGACCAAAGGCATTGAGCAGTTCCTCATCGCATTTGATGTCTTCGTCGCTCACCTGAGGCGCGGCACCGCTTGGTGGTGCCCGCCGCGGGGCCGGTCGTGGTGCGTCGGCAGGCGGTTGTGCCGCCGCAGGATCGGCGGCGGGCAGCGGCAGGGCGAGCGCGGGTTTCTCGCCCGGCACATGCTCGGCCAGAAAATGGCGCATGACATAGTCGACGCCTTCGGCGGTGACTTCGCGCATGCCGGGCTTATAGAAACTGCCCCGGGCGGCGGGGCCGGTAACCATGTCATACGAGGGAAAGTAGTCGATGCTTTCATGCGCATCGAACAATTCCCCGGCCACGGCACGCAGGACGGATTTTGTGTAGACCGTCGCCACCGACACCTGCCGCGGCGTTGCCGTCGCCATCATCGACACCGGCGACACCGTCAGCAGGATTTCCAGCTTGGGATTGATCGCGCGCACCTTGGCCAGAAACTCTTCCATATCGGCGCGAACCTCGGCCGAGCCGAGATTTTGCAGCCGGTGCAGGCTGTCGTCATAGGTGCCGCCCGCGGTGCCCGGGCACAAAGGGTAGCAGGCACCGTCGCGCTTTGACAGCCACGCTTCGGTCAGGCCCATGGTGAACACCAGCACATCGGCGGTGGTGAAAACCTCGGACACGGCCTCGAGATGCTCTTTGCGCAGCGCGCGCATCTCGTCGACCGAGCCGAAGGGCTCGGGTTCGATGGTCGGGCGGAAGGGATCGACGATGCCGCCGTCCTTTTCCCACCAATCCTCGACCGGTGAAAACCGCCCCTCGGCCCGGTCGATCAGCTGGACCAGCTGGCGCGAGGTATAGATGTTGCCATAGCGCGCCGAATACATCGAATAGCCCCAGTCGAGGTGCTCTTCGGCGGGCAAGCCCGCCGGTGGCGGCTCTTTGTCGACATAGGCGAAACCGGCATCGCGCAACTGGCGACCGATGTGTTGGGCAAAGCAGCTGCCCGCCGTCGCGATGACCTTGCCATCGAGCGCGAAACGCTTGGTGTACCAGCCGCCGATCTCATCCGGTGCGCGGTCGCCAATGGCGCGCCGCCAGAAGGCGCTGTCGGGCTGGCTGTTATAGGGATGATCCATGCTGGTCTCCTCAGCCCGCGACCGGGGTTCTTGGGCCCTGCCCCAGAAGGCTTTGCGCCATCGGGACACATTGGTGCAGCATGCGACTGCCAAACGCGGCATTGGCGTGATGGGTATCGGCTGGGTTTTCGTGACCGTAGGCGTCGATCAGAAACCCCTCTGCGTCGGTGGCATCCTGTGGCATCCAGACAACCGGGATGCCTGCGTCGGTCAGCATCGCCAGCTGAACGTCGCGGATCTCTGCCAGCAAGGCAAAAGCGGTTGGCG
This window contains:
- a CDS encoding GSCFA domain-containing protein codes for the protein MDHPYNSQPDSAFWRRAIGDRAPDEIGGWYTKRFALDGKVIATAGSCFAQHIGRQLRDAGFAYVDKEPPPAGLPAEEHLDWGYSMYSARYGNIYTSRQLVQLIDRAEGRFSPVEDWWEKDGGIVDPFRPTIEPEPFGSVDEMRALRKEHLEAVSEVFTTADVLVFTMGLTEAWLSKRDGACYPLCPGTAGGTYDDSLHRLQNLGSAEVRADMEEFLAKVRAINPKLEILLTVSPVSMMATATPRQVSVATVYTKSVLRAVAGELFDAHESIDYFPSYDMVTGPAARGSFYKPGMREVTAEGVDYVMRHFLAEHVPGEKPALALPLPAADPAAAQPPADAPRPAPRRAPPSGAAPQVSDEDIKCDEELLNAFGRQNGA